Below is a genomic region from Natranaerobius trueperi.
TTTTGCTTGAGACATATCTCCATGAATACCATCAGCTGAGTAACCTCGAGTGTTTAATGCTTTACTTAATTCATCAACTCTTCTTTTGGTTCTACCAAAGACGATTGATTTTTCAGGAGACTGTATATCTACCAAACGACAAAAAACATTGAATTTGTCCCTTTCCTGAACTTCTATATAGCTTTGATCTATACTTGGAACTGTAAGATCCTTTGTTTTTGTTCTAACAACTTCTGGACTTTTCATAAATTTTTCTGCTAATCTCTTAATACGATCTGGCATAGTAGCAGAAAACATTAAAGTTTGTCTAGTTTCTGGAGTAGATGCTAATATAGTTTCGATATCTTCAATAAAACCCATATTTAACATTTCGTCAGCTTCGTCTAATGTTACCATTTCTAGTTCTTCTAATCTAATGGTTTTTCTTCTCATATGATCCATTAGACGCCCTGGAGTCCCCACGATTATTTGGGGTCTTTTTTTAAGGGCCTTAATTTGTCGATCAATACTCTGGCCTCCATATACAGGTAAAGAGCGAATCCCCTTAAATTGTCCTAAATTATTGATTTCCTCGGCGACCTGAATTGCAAGTTCACGAGTAGGTGTTACAACTAACCCTTTAGTTTGTTTACTTTTCTCTTCTGTAATCTTTTCAACAAGCGGTATGCCAAATGCAGCAGTTTTTCCAGTACCAGTTTGTGCTTGACCTATTATATCTTGTCCCTTCATCACAAGAGGTATAGTATGCTCCTGAATCGGTGTTGTTTCTTCAAATCCCATATTTGAAGTTGCCTTAATAACAGATTGACTAAGGCCTAAATCATTAAACTTCGTCATT
It encodes:
- a CDS encoding DEAD/DEAH box helicase codes for the protein MTKFNDLGLSQSVIKATSNMGFEETTPIQEHTIPLVMKGQDIIGQAQTGTGKTAAFGIPLVEKITEEKSKQTKGLVVTPTRELAIQVAEEINNLGQFKGIRSLPVYGGQSIDRQIKALKKRPQIIVGTPGRLMDHMRRKTIRLEELEMVTLDEADEMLNMGFIEDIETILASTPETRQTLMFSATMPDRIKRLAEKFMKSPEVVRTKTKDLTVPSIDQSYIEVQERDKFNVFCRLVDIQSPEKSIVFGRTKRRVDELSKALNTRGYSADGIHGDMSQAKRDSVIRNFRKGNTEMLVATDVASRGLDVTGVTHIYNFDIPQDTDSYVHRIGRTGRAGESGEAVTMITPREQGQLNLIERVIKRKIPKKPTPTMGEVLEGKQQKAIQKLLSSVNHKETLQHQKLAEELLTENDSISLVAGALRLLTEEAEDTDVKLTEEAPVVKGKPKRKKTNKNNRPGKKFSNKGNYSKQSGGRGKKK